In Betta splendens chromosome 22, fBetSpl5.4, whole genome shotgun sequence, the following proteins share a genomic window:
- the arhgef10 gene encoding rho guanine nucleotide exchange factor 10 isoform X1, whose protein sequence is MDLEDFPPPPPEMLVDSLDEDEGEAFDFDDSCDDVPEANRLPPAAPPPLPPGSKDQSQGDKVASQPGSMSCLDPPAPFITTDTAPPSANQTDPTRGSSTAGGATAEGEGTDDTDLPPPPPPSPPPTLNDNTEANPERAGFSGQDSSIDAPHFPQAVPRTSSQGRVNPYSVIDISPLHVQQLGQQQHGPSLSSSSSVEHNEQEALDVHAASVGNSSGYSVPVPCGYATPSGVPLITPAYTTPIIIRHLSVDEDVTVVGTGNTSADSVFSEEHPPIREEDVLAKWASDPANTAWMENPDEVIYDDVPRENSDSNTDPDEMIYDDVEFGEEGGCSSSLDNGWSSSEFESYDELSDGEGHPENGLPHAFMRGKLPQRKTHLSQDLTRLKEHYEKKMKDLMANTVGTVELHQLKQKHEQKMQKLVKAAKEGTKDGLEKTKAAVKKGRSFIKTKSFCHERKSLCFEDEESELFIEVDCFNVEPVLCPAPDGLSQQQLVRRCILGSILESEKNYLDSLKRILEQYEKPLSQIEPRLLSDRKLKMTFYRVREILQCHFLFHIALASRVAEWDILEMIGDVFVASFSKSMVLDAYSEYVNNFSTAMGVVRKTCAAKPGFLEFLKHRQETSSDRMTLYGLMMKPIQRFPQFILLLQDMLKNTPVGHADRLPLQMALTELETLAEKLNEKKKEADQRCEIRHIAKAMNERYLNKLLSNGSRYLIRSDDMVETVYNERGEIIKTKERRLFLLNDVLMCATPNVRCQDGSGSGSGNAPVDQRFLLKWSVPLSFVEVLEFGSSEDMSDHSRYPAPHSGEKVVINAKPNKLYMGPGQLYQDLQNLIHDLSLVNQISNMISSLKGNYQNVNPTVAQDWVSGLQRLILKKEEEIRAADRCRIQLQLPGKQDKSGKPTYFSAVFNTLSPAIKQSWISNLQMAKLALEEDNLHGWFFAEDDGNHIKKQKHPLLLRQMPVVMSKLQEFKVECAVHNPEPHINTESTADSPAVGHGCVWVASCTNQMGQIAIVAMQSSSPKVTECFNVESRILCMAFVPAEQPQENGEQVPENEPVSPATAGNTPSVCLGMEDGSIIVYKSSQRSKKVRLQHFFTPDKSTVTSLVYKRHCLYVGLVSGSVAVYSRSQDGLWSCEKPKLLKLGVLPVKAMLAVEEHLWASSGGQVFIISTHTHSVERQLEAHQEEGMVVSHMVVAGVGIWIAFSSGSTLRLFHTETLEHLQDINIATPVHSVLPGNQRVSVSSLLVCYGLLLVGTNLGVTVALSVPRLQGIPKVTGRGMVSLHAHNGPVKFLTMAAAVCNRPSAPPSSSSTSVPARDTDDADLQAPSDPGPTPPQGRAVWLGEAGCTAMALQDSLSSSSCGSLAPSQGSLEHGPEDGALYDVLRDPAHHQRGRRASKVDAGSLLVVSGGLGHRRVNRKAKQSRHEDTTSTIMIWQIPLLSM, encoded by the exons ATGGACTTGGAAGactttcctccccctcctcctgaaA TGCTGGTGGATAGTCTTGATGAGGACGAGGGGGAAGCCTTCGACTTTGATGACAGCTGCGATGACGTCCCTGAGGCCAACCGCCTGccccctgcagctccacctcctctaCCCCCCGGCAGCAAGGACCAGAGCCAGGGCGACAAGGTGGCCAGTCAACCCGGATCGATGTCCTGCCTCGACCCCCCAGCGCCTTTCATCACGACCgacacagctcctccatcagcaAACCAAACAGACCCGACACGCGGATCCTCCACAGCAGGTGGAGcaacagcagagggagaggggacTGATGACACAGAtttaccaccaccaccgcctccatctccacccCCAACACTAAATGACAATACAGAGGCAAATCCAGAAAGAGCAG GGTTTTCAGGCCAGGACTCGTCTATCGATGCCCCTCACTTTCCACAGGCCGTCCCGAGGACCTCCTCCCAGGGAAGAGTCAACCCCTATTCTGTGATTGACATCAGCCCGTTGCATGTGCAGCAGCttggacagcagcagcatgggccctccctttcctcttcctcttccgtGGAGCACAATGAACAAGAAGCCTTGGATGTGCACGCTGCCTCTGTTGGCAACTCTTCAGGATACTCTGTCCCAGTGCCTTGTGGCTATGCAACCCCCTCTGGTGTCCCGCTCATCACCCCAGCTTACACCACACCCATCATCATTCGCCACCTCTCTGTGGATGAAGACG TCACTGTGGTCGGGACTGGAAACACCTCTGCTGACAG TGTTTTCAGTGAGGAGCATCCACCAATCAGAGAAGAGGATGTTTTGGCCAAATGGGCATCAGATCCTGCCAACACTGCGTGGATGGAAA ATCCAGATGAGGTGATTTACGATGATGTGCCCAGAGAAAACTCAGACTCCAACACAG ATCCAGATGAGATGATCTATGATGACGTGGAGTTTGGTGAGGAGGGTGGGTGCAGCAGCTCCCTCGACAACGGCTGGAGCTCCAGCGAGTTTGAAAGCTACGACGAGCTGAGCGACGGGGAAGGTCACCCTGAGAACGGCCTTCCCCACGCCTTCATGAGAGGAAAGCTGCCGCAGAGGAAAACCCAT CTCTCTCAAGATCTCACTCGCTTGAAAGAACACTATGAGAAAAAGATGAAAGATCTAATGGCAAATACAGTGGGAACGGTAGAGCTGCATCAGCTTAAACAGAAACACGAGCAGAAG ATGCAAAAACTAGTCAAGGCAGCTAAAGAAGGGACCAAAGACGGGCTTGAGAAAACGAAAGCTGCAGTGAAGAAGGGACGTTCTTTCATCAAAACCAAGTCATTTTGCCATG AGAGGAAGTCTCTCTGTTTTGAGGATGAGGAATCTGAACTCTTCATTGAAGTGGACTGTTTTAATGTTGAGCCAGTGCTGTGTCCAGCACCAGATGgactgtcacagcagcag ctgGTGAGACGGTGCATATTGGGATCCATACTAGAGAGTGAGAAGAACTATCTCGATTCACTAAAGAGAATATTAGAG CAATACGAGAAGCCCCTGTCCCAGATTGAACCGAGGCTGCTCAGTGACCGGAAACTGAAGATGACCTTTTATCGTGTGCGTGAGATCCTGCagtgccacttcctgttccacatTGCCCTGGCAAGTCGTGTCGCCGAGTGGGACATCCTGGAGATGATTGGAGACGTCTTTGTCGCATCA TTCTCAAAGTCCATGGTGCTGGATGCCTACAGTGAGTACGTGAACAACTTCAGTACTGCAATGGGAGTGGTGAGGAAGACGTGTGCCGCAAAACCTGGCTTCCTGGAATTCCTCAAG CATCGTCAAGAGACCAGCAGTGACAGAATGACTTTGTATGGCCTGATGATGAAACCTATTCAGAGATTTCCACAGTTCATCCTTCTACTTCAG gaCATGCTGAAGAACACCCCGGTGGGTCATGCGGACCGTCTGCCCCTACAGATGGCCCTCACCGAACTGGAGACGCTGGCAGAGAAGCTCAACGAAAAGAAGAAGGAGGCCGACCAGCGCTGCGAGATCCGCCACATCGCAAAGGCCATGAATGAGCGCTACCTCAACAAG CTTCTGAGCAATGGCAGCCGTTACCTGATCCGCTCAGACGACATGGTGGAGACCGTCTACAATGAGCGTGGTGAAATAATCAAAACCAAGGAGCGGCGCCTCTTCCTGCTCAATGATGTACTCATGTGCGCCACGCCCAATGTCCG GTGTCAGGATGGCAGCGGGAGCGGCAGCGGCAATGCCCCAGTCGACCAGCGCTTCCTCCTAAAGTGGAGCGTGCCTCTGAGCTTTGTGGAGGTGCTGGAGTTTGGATCCAGTGAGGACATGTCTGACCACAGCCGCTACCCAGCACCTCATTCTGGGGAGAAGGTGGTCATCAACGCCAAGCCAA aCAAGCTGTACATGGGCCCCGGTCAGTTGTACCAGGATCTGCAAAACTTGATCCATGATCTCAGCCTGGTCAACCAGATCTCCAACATGATCAGCAGCCTCAAAGGAAACTATCAG AACGTAAACCCAACCGTGGCCCAGGACTGGGTATCTGGTCTCCAGAGGCTGATactgaagaaagaggaggagatcaGGGCAGCTGACCGGTGTAGGATCCAGCTCCAACTGCCTGGAAAACAAGACAA GTCGGGGAAACCCACTTATTTTAGTGCAGTGTTCAACACTCTGAGCCCAGCTATCAAACAGTCATGGATCAGTAACTTGCAAATGGCCAAGCTGGCACTAG AGGAGGACAACCTGCACGGCTGGTTCTTCGCAGAGGATGATGGGAATCACATCAAAAAACAGAAGCACCCGCTTCTGCTTCGACAGATGCCTGTGGTCATGTCAAAGCTGCAGGAGTTCAAG GTGGAGTGTGCCGTTCACAACCCAGAACCCCACATCAACACAGAGAGCACAGCGGACTCTCCTGCTGTGGGTCATGGTTGTGTCTGG GTTGCGAGTTGCACCAACCAGATGGGTCAGATAGCCATAGTGGCCATGCAGAGCTCCAGCCCGAAGGTGACTGAGTGTTTCAATGTCGAGTCTCGTATCCTCTGCATGGCCTTTGTCCCTGCTGAGCAACCCCAGGAGAACGGTGAGCAGGTCCCCGAAAATGAGCCCGTCTCCCCAGCGACAGCCGGCAATACTCCCAGTGTCTGTCTGGGCATGGAGGACGGCAG CATCATCGTATATAAGAGCAGCCAACGTTCTAAGAAGGTCCGTCTGCAGCATTTCTTCACGCCAGACAAGTCCACAGTCACCAGTCTCGTCTACAAGAGGCACTGTCTTTATGTTGGCCTGGTCAGCGGCTCTGTGGCAGTGTACTCCCGAtcccaag ATGGTTTGTGGAGCTGTGAGAAGCCCAAACTGCTGAAGCTGGGAGTGCTGCCAGTTAAGGCGATGttggctgtggaggagcaccTCTGGGCATCGTCAGGTGGACAGGTCTTCATCATCAGCACCCACACGCATTCTGTGGAG aggcagctggaggcccACCAGGAGGAGGGCATGGTGGTGTCCCACATGGTGGTGGCCGGTGTGGGCATCTGGATCGCCTTCAGCTCCGGCTCCACACTCCGCCTTTTCCACACAGAGACCCTGGAGCACCTGCAGGACATTAACATCGCCACCCCAGTGCACAGCGTACTGCCCG GGAACCAGAGAGTGTCTGTGAGCAGCCTCCTGGTGTGTTAcggcctgctgctggtggggacCAACCTGGGGGTGACCGTGGCCCTCTCTGTGCCCAGGCTGCAGGGGATTCCTAAAGTCACAG GTCGGGGAATGGTGTCTTTGCACGCTCACAACGGCCCGGTCAAGTTCCTCACTATGGCCGCCGCCGTGTGCAACCGGCCCTCcgcccccccgtcctcctcctccacctcagtcCCGGCAAGAGACACGGACGACGCGGACCTCCAGGCTCCCTCGGACCCCGGGCCGACCCCCCCCCAGGGCCGGGCCGTGTGGCTGGGCGAGGCCGGCTGCACCGCCATGGCCCTCCAGGACTCCCTGTCGTCGTCGTCCTGCGGCTCCTTGGCCCCGTCCCAGGGCTCTTTGGAGCACGGGCCCGAGGACGGGGCCCTGTACGACGTGCTCCGCGACCCGGCGCACCACCAGAGAGGCCGGCGAGCCAGCAAGGTGGACGCGGGCTCCCTGCTGGTGGTCTCCGGCGGCTTGGGCCACCGCAGGGTGAACAGGAAGGCCAAGCAGTCGCGACACGAGgacaccacctccaccatcatGATCTGGCAGATCCCGTTACTCAGCATGTGA
- the arhgef10 gene encoding rho guanine nucleotide exchange factor 10 isoform X2 — MLVDSLDEDEGEAFDFDDSCDDVPEANRLPPAAPPPLPPGSKDQSQGDKVASQPGSMSCLDPPAPFITTDTAPPSANQTDPTRGSSTAGGATAEGEGTDDTDLPPPPPPSPPPTLNDNTEANPERAGFSGQDSSIDAPHFPQAVPRTSSQGRVNPYSVIDISPLHVQQLGQQQHGPSLSSSSSVEHNEQEALDVHAASVGNSSGYSVPVPCGYATPSGVPLITPAYTTPIIIRHLSVDEDVTVVGTGNTSADSVFSEEHPPIREEDVLAKWASDPANTAWMENPDEVIYDDVPRENSDSNTDPDEMIYDDVEFGEEGGCSSSLDNGWSSSEFESYDELSDGEGHPENGLPHAFMRGKLPQRKTHLSQDLTRLKEHYEKKMKDLMANTVGTVELHQLKQKHEQKMQKLVKAAKEGTKDGLEKTKAAVKKGRSFIKTKSFCHERKSLCFEDEESELFIEVDCFNVEPVLCPAPDGLSQQQLVRRCILGSILESEKNYLDSLKRILEQYEKPLSQIEPRLLSDRKLKMTFYRVREILQCHFLFHIALASRVAEWDILEMIGDVFVASFSKSMVLDAYSEYVNNFSTAMGVVRKTCAAKPGFLEFLKHRQETSSDRMTLYGLMMKPIQRFPQFILLLQDMLKNTPVGHADRLPLQMALTELETLAEKLNEKKKEADQRCEIRHIAKAMNERYLNKLLSNGSRYLIRSDDMVETVYNERGEIIKTKERRLFLLNDVLMCATPNVRCQDGSGSGSGNAPVDQRFLLKWSVPLSFVEVLEFGSSEDMSDHSRYPAPHSGEKVVINAKPNKLYMGPGQLYQDLQNLIHDLSLVNQISNMISSLKGNYQNVNPTVAQDWVSGLQRLILKKEEEIRAADRCRIQLQLPGKQDKSGKPTYFSAVFNTLSPAIKQSWISNLQMAKLALEEDNLHGWFFAEDDGNHIKKQKHPLLLRQMPVVMSKLQEFKVECAVHNPEPHINTESTADSPAVGHGCVWVASCTNQMGQIAIVAMQSSSPKVTECFNVESRILCMAFVPAEQPQENGEQVPENEPVSPATAGNTPSVCLGMEDGSIIVYKSSQRSKKVRLQHFFTPDKSTVTSLVYKRHCLYVGLVSGSVAVYSRSQDGLWSCEKPKLLKLGVLPVKAMLAVEEHLWASSGGQVFIISTHTHSVERQLEAHQEEGMVVSHMVVAGVGIWIAFSSGSTLRLFHTETLEHLQDINIATPVHSVLPGNQRVSVSSLLVCYGLLLVGTNLGVTVALSVPRLQGIPKVTGRGMVSLHAHNGPVKFLTMAAAVCNRPSAPPSSSSTSVPARDTDDADLQAPSDPGPTPPQGRAVWLGEAGCTAMALQDSLSSSSCGSLAPSQGSLEHGPEDGALYDVLRDPAHHQRGRRASKVDAGSLLVVSGGLGHRRVNRKAKQSRHEDTTSTIMIWQIPLLSM; from the exons a TGCTGGTGGATAGTCTTGATGAGGACGAGGGGGAAGCCTTCGACTTTGATGACAGCTGCGATGACGTCCCTGAGGCCAACCGCCTGccccctgcagctccacctcctctaCCCCCCGGCAGCAAGGACCAGAGCCAGGGCGACAAGGTGGCCAGTCAACCCGGATCGATGTCCTGCCTCGACCCCCCAGCGCCTTTCATCACGACCgacacagctcctccatcagcaAACCAAACAGACCCGACACGCGGATCCTCCACAGCAGGTGGAGcaacagcagagggagaggggacTGATGACACAGAtttaccaccaccaccgcctccatctccacccCCAACACTAAATGACAATACAGAGGCAAATCCAGAAAGAGCAG GGTTTTCAGGCCAGGACTCGTCTATCGATGCCCCTCACTTTCCACAGGCCGTCCCGAGGACCTCCTCCCAGGGAAGAGTCAACCCCTATTCTGTGATTGACATCAGCCCGTTGCATGTGCAGCAGCttggacagcagcagcatgggccctccctttcctcttcctcttccgtGGAGCACAATGAACAAGAAGCCTTGGATGTGCACGCTGCCTCTGTTGGCAACTCTTCAGGATACTCTGTCCCAGTGCCTTGTGGCTATGCAACCCCCTCTGGTGTCCCGCTCATCACCCCAGCTTACACCACACCCATCATCATTCGCCACCTCTCTGTGGATGAAGACG TCACTGTGGTCGGGACTGGAAACACCTCTGCTGACAG TGTTTTCAGTGAGGAGCATCCACCAATCAGAGAAGAGGATGTTTTGGCCAAATGGGCATCAGATCCTGCCAACACTGCGTGGATGGAAA ATCCAGATGAGGTGATTTACGATGATGTGCCCAGAGAAAACTCAGACTCCAACACAG ATCCAGATGAGATGATCTATGATGACGTGGAGTTTGGTGAGGAGGGTGGGTGCAGCAGCTCCCTCGACAACGGCTGGAGCTCCAGCGAGTTTGAAAGCTACGACGAGCTGAGCGACGGGGAAGGTCACCCTGAGAACGGCCTTCCCCACGCCTTCATGAGAGGAAAGCTGCCGCAGAGGAAAACCCAT CTCTCTCAAGATCTCACTCGCTTGAAAGAACACTATGAGAAAAAGATGAAAGATCTAATGGCAAATACAGTGGGAACGGTAGAGCTGCATCAGCTTAAACAGAAACACGAGCAGAAG ATGCAAAAACTAGTCAAGGCAGCTAAAGAAGGGACCAAAGACGGGCTTGAGAAAACGAAAGCTGCAGTGAAGAAGGGACGTTCTTTCATCAAAACCAAGTCATTTTGCCATG AGAGGAAGTCTCTCTGTTTTGAGGATGAGGAATCTGAACTCTTCATTGAAGTGGACTGTTTTAATGTTGAGCCAGTGCTGTGTCCAGCACCAGATGgactgtcacagcagcag ctgGTGAGACGGTGCATATTGGGATCCATACTAGAGAGTGAGAAGAACTATCTCGATTCACTAAAGAGAATATTAGAG CAATACGAGAAGCCCCTGTCCCAGATTGAACCGAGGCTGCTCAGTGACCGGAAACTGAAGATGACCTTTTATCGTGTGCGTGAGATCCTGCagtgccacttcctgttccacatTGCCCTGGCAAGTCGTGTCGCCGAGTGGGACATCCTGGAGATGATTGGAGACGTCTTTGTCGCATCA TTCTCAAAGTCCATGGTGCTGGATGCCTACAGTGAGTACGTGAACAACTTCAGTACTGCAATGGGAGTGGTGAGGAAGACGTGTGCCGCAAAACCTGGCTTCCTGGAATTCCTCAAG CATCGTCAAGAGACCAGCAGTGACAGAATGACTTTGTATGGCCTGATGATGAAACCTATTCAGAGATTTCCACAGTTCATCCTTCTACTTCAG gaCATGCTGAAGAACACCCCGGTGGGTCATGCGGACCGTCTGCCCCTACAGATGGCCCTCACCGAACTGGAGACGCTGGCAGAGAAGCTCAACGAAAAGAAGAAGGAGGCCGACCAGCGCTGCGAGATCCGCCACATCGCAAAGGCCATGAATGAGCGCTACCTCAACAAG CTTCTGAGCAATGGCAGCCGTTACCTGATCCGCTCAGACGACATGGTGGAGACCGTCTACAATGAGCGTGGTGAAATAATCAAAACCAAGGAGCGGCGCCTCTTCCTGCTCAATGATGTACTCATGTGCGCCACGCCCAATGTCCG GTGTCAGGATGGCAGCGGGAGCGGCAGCGGCAATGCCCCAGTCGACCAGCGCTTCCTCCTAAAGTGGAGCGTGCCTCTGAGCTTTGTGGAGGTGCTGGAGTTTGGATCCAGTGAGGACATGTCTGACCACAGCCGCTACCCAGCACCTCATTCTGGGGAGAAGGTGGTCATCAACGCCAAGCCAA aCAAGCTGTACATGGGCCCCGGTCAGTTGTACCAGGATCTGCAAAACTTGATCCATGATCTCAGCCTGGTCAACCAGATCTCCAACATGATCAGCAGCCTCAAAGGAAACTATCAG AACGTAAACCCAACCGTGGCCCAGGACTGGGTATCTGGTCTCCAGAGGCTGATactgaagaaagaggaggagatcaGGGCAGCTGACCGGTGTAGGATCCAGCTCCAACTGCCTGGAAAACAAGACAA GTCGGGGAAACCCACTTATTTTAGTGCAGTGTTCAACACTCTGAGCCCAGCTATCAAACAGTCATGGATCAGTAACTTGCAAATGGCCAAGCTGGCACTAG AGGAGGACAACCTGCACGGCTGGTTCTTCGCAGAGGATGATGGGAATCACATCAAAAAACAGAAGCACCCGCTTCTGCTTCGACAGATGCCTGTGGTCATGTCAAAGCTGCAGGAGTTCAAG GTGGAGTGTGCCGTTCACAACCCAGAACCCCACATCAACACAGAGAGCACAGCGGACTCTCCTGCTGTGGGTCATGGTTGTGTCTGG GTTGCGAGTTGCACCAACCAGATGGGTCAGATAGCCATAGTGGCCATGCAGAGCTCCAGCCCGAAGGTGACTGAGTGTTTCAATGTCGAGTCTCGTATCCTCTGCATGGCCTTTGTCCCTGCTGAGCAACCCCAGGAGAACGGTGAGCAGGTCCCCGAAAATGAGCCCGTCTCCCCAGCGACAGCCGGCAATACTCCCAGTGTCTGTCTGGGCATGGAGGACGGCAG CATCATCGTATATAAGAGCAGCCAACGTTCTAAGAAGGTCCGTCTGCAGCATTTCTTCACGCCAGACAAGTCCACAGTCACCAGTCTCGTCTACAAGAGGCACTGTCTTTATGTTGGCCTGGTCAGCGGCTCTGTGGCAGTGTACTCCCGAtcccaag ATGGTTTGTGGAGCTGTGAGAAGCCCAAACTGCTGAAGCTGGGAGTGCTGCCAGTTAAGGCGATGttggctgtggaggagcaccTCTGGGCATCGTCAGGTGGACAGGTCTTCATCATCAGCACCCACACGCATTCTGTGGAG aggcagctggaggcccACCAGGAGGAGGGCATGGTGGTGTCCCACATGGTGGTGGCCGGTGTGGGCATCTGGATCGCCTTCAGCTCCGGCTCCACACTCCGCCTTTTCCACACAGAGACCCTGGAGCACCTGCAGGACATTAACATCGCCACCCCAGTGCACAGCGTACTGCCCG GGAACCAGAGAGTGTCTGTGAGCAGCCTCCTGGTGTGTTAcggcctgctgctggtggggacCAACCTGGGGGTGACCGTGGCCCTCTCTGTGCCCAGGCTGCAGGGGATTCCTAAAGTCACAG GTCGGGGAATGGTGTCTTTGCACGCTCACAACGGCCCGGTCAAGTTCCTCACTATGGCCGCCGCCGTGTGCAACCGGCCCTCcgcccccccgtcctcctcctccacctcagtcCCGGCAAGAGACACGGACGACGCGGACCTCCAGGCTCCCTCGGACCCCGGGCCGACCCCCCCCCAGGGCCGGGCCGTGTGGCTGGGCGAGGCCGGCTGCACCGCCATGGCCCTCCAGGACTCCCTGTCGTCGTCGTCCTGCGGCTCCTTGGCCCCGTCCCAGGGCTCTTTGGAGCACGGGCCCGAGGACGGGGCCCTGTACGACGTGCTCCGCGACCCGGCGCACCACCAGAGAGGCCGGCGAGCCAGCAAGGTGGACGCGGGCTCCCTGCTGGTGGTCTCCGGCGGCTTGGGCCACCGCAGGGTGAACAGGAAGGCCAAGCAGTCGCGACACGAGgacaccacctccaccatcatGATCTGGCAGATCCCGTTACTCAGCATGTGA